From Seriola aureovittata isolate HTS-2021-v1 ecotype China chromosome 20, ASM2101889v1, whole genome shotgun sequence, a single genomic window includes:
- the cdh10a gene encoding cadherin-10a, which yields MITNQILLLLMLSILWPSAALPFTPGNIGNLFGMAESDGRILQRSKRGWMWNQFFLLEEYGGNDHQYVGKLHSNMDKGEGNVKYVLTGDGAGTLFLIDEKSGDIHATKRLDREEKAMYTLHAKVLDRNTNVELEPDTEFNIKIHDINDNAPKFAKDIYFASVPEMSEVGTSVVTVTATDADDQTYGNSAKLVYSILQGQPYFSVDSENGTIKTALPGMDREVKENYQVVIQAKDMAGQMGGLSGTTTVSITLSDVNDSPPRFANHSFRVTAVESTEIEGAIGRIKADDPDIGRNAEMEYSIVGGHDIFNIITDQTTQEGVIIIKKALDYESKKDYEFRVEVKNTYLDARFILGLQFKDYATVKVTVEDVDEPPVFTRNPYIIEVHEDTAAGSFVGVVSARDPDADNKLVKYSIDRHTDLERLFNIDSVNGTITTLKALDREMSKWHNISVVATEINNPRQTTRVPVFIKVLDVNDNAPEFAMSYDTFVCENVKAGQLIQTISAVDTDEPLVGHKFVFSISATNPNFTIEDREDNTANILTLRGGFSRREMSMYFLPVVISDNDYPIQSSTSTLIVRVCACDSRGNMQSCSPEVLPFSDGLTTGALVAILLCVIILLMIVVLFAALRRQRKKEPLIISKEDVRDNVVSYNDEGGGEEDTQAFDIGTLRNPEVMDANKLRRDIIPEMLFPFRRTSPIKDNKDVRDFINGRLQENDSDPTAPPYDSLATYAYEGSGSLAESLSSLESAATEGDQDYDYLSNWGPQFKKLAEMYIGKSPDRET from the exons ATGATAACCAATCAGATTCTGCTCCTTCTGATGCTCTCTATCCTGTGGCCCAGTGCTGCCCTGCCTTTCACACCTGGGAATATTGGGAATCTGTTTGGGATGGCAGAGAGTGATGGGAGGATTCTCCAGCGGTCCAAACGTGGATGGATGTGGAATCAATTCTTTCTGCTCGAGGAATATGGAGGAAATGACCATCAATATGTCGGCAAG CTGCACTCCAACATGGACAAAGGTGAGGGAAATGTGAAGTACGTGCTGACTGGAGATGGGGCAGGCACACTGTTCCTGATTGATGAGAAGTCTGGAGATATTCACGCCACCAAGAGGTTGGACAGGGAAGAGAAAGCTATGTACACGCTGCACGCCAAGGTTCTGGACAGAAATACCAATGTGGAGCTGGAGCCGGACACtgaatttaatataaaaattcatgacATCAATGACAATGCGCCAAAGTTTGCAAAGGACATCTACTTCGCCAGTGTCCCTGAGATGTCTGAAGTTG GTACATCTGTTGTCACCGTTACTGCCACTGATGCTGATGATCAAACATATGGGAACAGTGCCAAGCTTGTGTATAGCATCCTACAGGGACAACCATATTTCTCAGTGGATTCTGAAAATG GCACCATCAAAACAGCCCTGCCTGGCATGGACAGAGAAGTCAAGGAAAACTACCAGGTTGTGATCCAGGCTAAGGACATGGCTGGACAAATGGGTGGGCTTTCAGGAACCACCACAGTCAGCATCACCCTCTCTGACGTAAACGACAGCCCACCACGCTTTGCTAACC ATTCCTTTCGTGTGACTGCTGTGGAGTCGACAGAGATTGAAGGCGCTATTGGCCGTATTAAGGCTGATGATCCAGATATTGGACGCAATGCTGAGATGGAGTACAGTATTGTTGGTGGTCATGACATATTCAATATTATCACTGACCAAACCACACAAGAGGGAGTCATCATAATCAAAAAG GCACTGGATTATGAAAGTAAGAAGGACTACGAGTTCAGAGTGGAGGTGAAAAACACCTACTTAGATGCAAGGTTCATCCTTGGTTTGCAATTCAAAGACTACGCCACGGTCAAGGTAACAGTAGAGGACGTGGATGAGCCCCCTGTTTTCACCAGGAACCCTTACATCATCGAGGTGCATGAGGACACAGCTGCTGGCAGCTTTGTCGGCGTGGTGTCGGCCAGGGACCCCGATGCTGACAACAAGCTAGTCAA ATATTCCATTGATCGGCACACAGATCTAGAGAGATTGTTCAACATTGACTCTGTGAATGGCACCATCACAACACTGAAAGCACTCGACAGAGAAATGTCCAAATGGCACAACATCTCTGTGGTGGCCACTGAAATAA ataaTCCACGTCAGACAACTCGAGTGCCTGTGTTCATCAAGGTGTTAGATGTCAATGACAACGCCCCTGAGTTTGCAATGTCCTATGACACATTTGTCTGTGAGAACGTCAAAGCAGGACAG CTGATTCAGACAATAAGTGCTGTTGACACAGACGAACCCCTTGTTGGACACAAGTTTGTCTTTAGTATAAGCGCCACCAACCCAAACTTCACCATCGAGGACAGGGAAG ATAACACTGCCAATATCCTGACGCTTAGGGGAGGTTTCAGCCGACGTGAGATGAGCATGTACTTCCTGCCTGTAGTAATCTCAGACAATGACTACCCCATTCAGAGCAGCACCAGCACACTGATCGTGCGCGTGTGTGCCTGTGACAGCCGTGGAAACATGCAGTCATGTAGCCCCGAGGTCCTGCCCTTCTCAGATGGTCTCACAACTGGAGCTCTGGTTGCCATACTGCTCTGTGTCATTATTCTCCTCA TGATCGTGGTGCTGTTTGCTGccctgaggagacagaggaagaaggagcCTCTGATCATCTCCAAAGAGGATGTCAGAGACAACGTTGTCAGCTACAACGATGAAgggggtggagaggaggacactcAGGCCTTTGATATTGGCACACTGCGCAACCCAGAGGTGATGGATGCTAACAAGCTGCGCAGGGACATCATACCCGAAATGCTGTTTCCCTTTCGGAGGACATCACCTATAAAGGATAACAAGGATGTCAGAGACTTCATTAATGGGAGGCTTCAGGAGAACGATTCAGATCCCACAGCGCCCCCCTATGACTCCCTGGCCACGTATGCTTATGAGGGCAGTGGGTCACTGGCAGAATCCCTCAGTTCACTGGAGTCTGCTGCCACTGAGGGGGACCAGGATTACGATTACCTCAGCAACTGGGGACCACAATTCAAAAAGTTGGCAGAGATGTACATAGGGAAAAGCCCTGACCGAGAGACCTAG